From the Paraflavitalea soli genome, the window ATGTATGGCCCGGATGTAAAAGTGCCCGGCAGCTATGCCTACAACTGCCTGATGGCAAGAAGGCTGGCGGAAAAAGATGTACGCTTTATCCAATTGTATCATTTAGGCTGGGATCACCATGGCGGCCTGCATGCAGGCATTCGCAAAGCTACCAGGCAAACTGACCAGGCTTCTGCTGCTTTGGTAAAAGACCTGAAACAACGTGGGCTGCTGGATGATACGCTGGTGATATGGGGCGGGGAGTTTGGCCGTACGAGTTTTTGTCAGGGTACCTTAACGGAAGAAGCATTTGGCCGTGATCACCATCCAACTGCATACAGTATCTGGATGGCAGGTGGTGGTACGAGGCCGGGCCTGGTATATGGCGAAACGGATGATTTTGCACACAACATTGTAAAGGATAAAGTGCATGTGCACGATTTTCAGGCCACACTGCTGCACCTGATGGGCATCGACCACGAACAATTTGTTTATAAAACACAAGGCCGCCGTTACCGTCTGACCGACGTAGCCGGAGAAGTGGTAAAAGGAATTATTGGCTGATGAAAAGACGTACCTTTCTTAAAAGCTCACTGGCGTTGGGCGCCACTGCTGCACTGACCTCTCCTTTTAATATTATAAAAGCTGCCAACCGCGAAGGAGAGATCATTGGTCATGGTGATTTCAGGTACCGGGTCAATCGCTCCTGGGGGCAATTGGATCGCACGAAGTATCCTGTTAAAGATTGTCATGAAATGGTGATGGACAGCCGCAAGCGGCTCATCATGATCACCAATGAAACAAAGAACAATATTCTCATCTACGATAAATCGGGCAAGCTGCTCGATAGCTGGGGCAACCGCTTTCCCGGTGGCCACGGTCTTACCCTGCACAATGAGAATGGGGAAGAGTTCCTGTACATCACCGATTATGAGGTGAAGGAAGTGTACAAGACCACACTCGATGGCAAAATACTGCTCACGATAAAACATCCTAAGTTGATCGGCGAGTATGCCGATTGCGACAAGTTTGGCCCTACTGAAACCTGTATTGGTCCCAACGGAGATATTTATGTGGCCGATGGCTATGGTTCGCAATACATCCTGCAATACACTGCCAAAGGTGAGTTTATCCGCAAGTTTGGCGGCGATAGCTTTATCAAAGACGATAAGTTCAAACAGGTGCATGGCGTTGCACTCGACACCCGTGATCCCGCCAACCCGGTACTGATGTGTACCGAGCGGGTAAAGAATTGTTTCAAACGTTTTACACTGGATGGGAAATACATTGATTCCATTTATTTACCGGGCATCTATATGAGCCGTCCAGTATTTGATGGCGATATTTTGTATTCGGGAGTTTGTTATTCGGCGCTGAAGCATCATATGCTCACGATGAACTCCGGGTTTGTAACGATCCTGAATAAAGACAACAAAGTGGTGTCCAATCCCGGTGGTACAAAGCCTGTATACAAAGGTGGGGAGCCGGAATTGATGGTGCAGGACCAACCCATCTTCAAACACTGCCACGATGTATGCGTGGATGATGACAAGAATCTATATATCTGCCAATGGATGGCTGATGGTACTTATCCTGTGAAACTGGAGCGTATTTAGTTAACCGTCTAAACCCCTGTCCGTACATGGTGCTTGCTTTCCTTGATGAATGGGTAAGATATTTAGGTCATTTCCACCCGGTGGTCGTGCATTTGCCCATCGGTATGCTGGTAGTGGCTTTTATTATGGAATTGCTGGTATGGAGAAACCGCCAGCTGGTGGTATTGAATGGGGCAATCGTCATCTGCCTGCTGGCAGGTTGCATCAGCGCCATCCTTTCCTGCCTGGTGGGCTGGTTCCTGAGCATGGAAGGAGGCTATGAGGAAAGCACCTTGTCTTTTCATCAATGGATGGGGATCAGCGTGGCCGTATTGTCAGGCATATGCTGGTTTATCAAACGGCGGTATGCCTTGATGCCGCGTGTAATGAAAGGGTATCGTCTGGTATTTATAGCATTGATATTACTGCTGACGGTGACGGGACATATGGGCGGCAATATGACGCATGGCGAAGACTACCTCACGGCGGGCCTGCCGCAACCGGTAGCGGGATGGCTGGGTATGGAGCCTGCAAAAGACACTGCTGTTATTATAAAGAAAAACATCTCCGATATAAAGACGGCTGTTGTGTATACTGACCTGGTGCAACCCATCTTCCAGGAAAAATGTTACAGTTGTCACAGTTCTAAAAAAGTAAAAGGCGGCCTGCGTATGGACCAGGAGCCGCTGCTGTTCAAAGGCGGCAAACATGGTGTGGTGATCAGGCCGGGTGATGAAGCCGGCAGTGAACTGACCAAACGACTGTTATTGCCGCTGGAAGATGATAAACGGATGCCGCCAAAAGACCAGCCGGCACTCACAGCCGCAGAAACAGTTTTGCTGCGCTGGTGGGTGCGATCCGGAGCCGACACGAAAAAGAAGGTCAGTGAATTGTCGCCCGACAGTACCACCCTGGCCTTGCTGCATGGTTTCCAGCAGGGTGGAGGCGATACGCTTGTACAGGTGCCGCTCTCCCCGGTATATGCAGCCACCGTTGCGGCGCCAGACCCCAATGCCATGCTGGAATTGACGAAACTGGGTGTGTTGGTAACGCCCGTTGCTAAAAACAAACAATTGCTCGATGTGAGCTGCATTAACTTTTCCGCCTTTGATGACCGTACGGCTGCACTGCTCCTAAAGTTATCTGGTAATATTGTATGGCTCCGGCTGGACAATACCCGGATATCAGATAAAACGCTGGAAGTGGTTGGACAATTAAAACAGCTGGTACGGCTCAACCTGGTCGGCACCAGTATCACTTCAGCCGGTATCGACGCATTAAAGAACCTATCCCATCTTGAATATATAAACCTTACTGCTACGAAAGTGGATGATGCAGGCCTGCGTACGCTGGCATCACTACCGGCACTCCAACAAATTTATTGCTGGCAGTCGCTGATCACCGACAATGCGATGACTGCTTTCCGCAAAAGCAAGCCATCCATTCATCTCGTTGGTGGTGCAAATGCAAAGTCATAGGGAGATTTTCTTAAAATCTTTATTGAAAATCAATAGGGTAGGAAGTGTTTAAAATATTCCCCTTACTCTTTTAAGATTCTCTCCCTCCTCAAAATTGATTGCAACGTTACTTGTGATGTGTAACTAAAACAATAAATCCATCAGGCAGTTTGCAACTCTCCTGATCTATTCTTCATTTAAAAATCAACTGCTATATGACGCGATTGCCAATTGTCCATGGTAGCAAAGTCTTCAAACCCCTGGCCTTGCTAATGGCCTGTATGATCTCTTCCCTGGTATTGATGGCTCAGGCGCAGCCAAGAACGGGTAAAGTAACCGATGAGAATGGCGCCCCCCTGTCCAATGTTTCTGTAACAGTAAAAAATTCGGCAGGTGGTACTACTACCAATGCTCAGGGTGTTTTCTCCATCAATGTAGCCGCCGGCGCGGTATTGGTGTTTTCGGATGTAAACTTTGACATTAAAGAACTGGTGGTGGGCGCCTCCACCACTATCGATGTTAGCCTGCGTGCCAAAAGCGGCACCATGAGTGATGTGGTAGTAGTAGGTTATGGCTCGCAAAAAAAGGTAAACCTTACCGGCGCGATCGCCACGATCGACAACAAGAAGATCGAGAACCGGCCTGTTACGAACGCCATTGCTGCTTTACAGGGTGTGGCAGCAGGCGTAACGATCACCCGTACGACCGGCGAACCTGGTCGGGAGGGATATGACCTGCAGATTCGCGGCGCTTCTTCTGTCAACGGAAGCTCTGCACTGGTATTGATTGATGGCGCCCCGGGCAGTCTGGGTGGCCTTAACCCCAATGATATCGAAAGCATCAGTGTATTGAAAGACGCTGCGGCCGCCTCTATCTATGGAGCGCGTGCAGCAGGCGGCGTTGTATTGGTGACCACCAAAAGAGGCAAGGCCGGTAAAATGATCGTCAGCTATAGTGGCAAATATGCTTCGCAGAAACCGGTGAGTGTACCGGGCAAACTGCATAGCTGGGAAGAAGCAGAAATGCTGAACGTTTCCCGTATCAATGCCGGACAATCGGCTGGTTATACCGATGAGCAGATCGGCTGGATGAAAGATCCCAATGTAGAGTATAAAGTGAACCCCAGCAATCCCAGCGATTACCAATATTGGTACGACCTCGACCAGCGTCCGCTGGTATTGAGAGACCGGAGCCCGCTGTGGGATCAAAATATTTCCCTGCGTGGCGGTGGACAGAAAGAGAATTATTTCTTTTCCCTGGGTTATTTGAATCAGCAGGGGGTGTTCAAACTGGGACCGGATAAAACAAACCGGGTGAATGCACGCTTTAATTATTCCAACAAGTTGTCGGAGATCTTCAGCCTGGATGCCCGGTTGGCTTACCGTCAATCCAATATCCTGTCGCCCAGTGTAGGCAACGCGCGTATCTTTTCCAACCTGTATACCACGCGTTCTTTATATCCCACTTTCTTTCCTGGTACCACCGACCGGTATATCAATGACAACAGCGGCAACTTTGCCTATGCTTTGCTCAAAGAAGCAGGTGAGAACGATACCAGGGTAGATGATGCGAGCGCCCAGTTGATGTTAAAAGCAAAAGACATCATTAAAGGCCTTACGTTATCTGCTGCTTACAATCCACGCATGGTGGTAGAAGCGCAGGACGTCAATGTGCGTACCATTCCCCGTTACAATATTGTAGGTATTGGCAGTTATATGAACAACCCCAACTCTTATACAAAAAACAACTACAAACAGTTTTCCAACAACGTACAGCTG encodes:
- a CDS encoding twin-arginine translocation signal domain-containing protein, translating into MKRRTFLKSSLALGATAALTSPFNIIKAANREGEIIGHGDFRYRVNRSWGQLDRTKYPVKDCHEMVMDSRKRLIMITNETKNNILIYDKSGKLLDSWGNRFPGGHGLTLHNENGEEFLYITDYEVKEVYKTTLDGKILLTIKHPKLIGEYADCDKFGPTETCIGPNGDIYVADGYGSQYILQYTAKGEFIRKFGGDSFIKDDKFKQVHGVALDTRDPANPVLMCTERVKNCFKRFTLDGKYIDSIYLPGIYMSRPVFDGDILYSGVCYSALKHHMLTMNSGFVTILNKDNKVVSNPGGTKPVYKGGEPELMVQDQPIFKHCHDVCVDDDKNLYICQWMADGTYPVKLERI
- a CDS encoding c-type cytochrome domain-containing protein yields the protein MVLAFLDEWVRYLGHFHPVVVHLPIGMLVVAFIMELLVWRNRQLVVLNGAIVICLLAGCISAILSCLVGWFLSMEGGYEESTLSFHQWMGISVAVLSGICWFIKRRYALMPRVMKGYRLVFIALILLLTVTGHMGGNMTHGEDYLTAGLPQPVAGWLGMEPAKDTAVIIKKNISDIKTAVVYTDLVQPIFQEKCYSCHSSKKVKGGLRMDQEPLLFKGGKHGVVIRPGDEAGSELTKRLLLPLEDDKRMPPKDQPALTAAETVLLRWWVRSGADTKKKVSELSPDSTTLALLHGFQQGGGDTLVQVPLSPVYAATVAAPDPNAMLELTKLGVLVTPVAKNKQLLDVSCINFSAFDDRTAALLLKLSGNIVWLRLDNTRISDKTLEVVGQLKQLVRLNLVGTSITSAGIDALKNLSHLEYINLTATKVDDAGLRTLASLPALQQIYCWQSLITDNAMTAFRKSKPSIHLVGGANAKS
- a CDS encoding SusC/RagA family TonB-linked outer membrane protein, with the protein product MTRLPIVHGSKVFKPLALLMACMISSLVLMAQAQPRTGKVTDENGAPLSNVSVTVKNSAGGTTTNAQGVFSINVAAGAVLVFSDVNFDIKELVVGASTTIDVSLRAKSGTMSDVVVVGYGSQKKVNLTGAIATIDNKKIENRPVTNAIAALQGVAAGVTITRTTGEPGREGYDLQIRGASSVNGSSALVLIDGAPGSLGGLNPNDIESISVLKDAAAASIYGARAAGGVVLVTTKRGKAGKMIVSYSGKYASQKPVSVPGKLHSWEEAEMLNVSRINAGQSAGYTDEQIGWMKDPNVEYKVNPSNPSDYQYWYDLDQRPLVLRDRSPLWDQNISLRGGGQKENYFFSLGYLNQQGVFKLGPDKTNRVNARFNYSNKLSEIFSLDARLAYRQSNILSPSVGNARIFSNLYTTRSLYPTFFPGTTDRYINDNSGNFAYALLKEAGENDTRVDDASAQLMLKAKDIIKGLTLSAAYNPRMVVEAQDVNVRTIPRYNIVGIGSYMNNPNSYTKNNYKQFSNNVQLLADFSRTWGDHDFHILGGYAYEDQRNDNTTAIARNLASNDFFTLNIGDPVQASNTEDVQQWGLESYFARVNYVYKNRYLVEVNLRRDGSSKLAASNRWHSFPSVSLGWRLNEEDWFNRLAPFFNEFKLRGSWGRLGNSDGVIGNYDYFPMLEPGAAYPFNNVRNRSYYQATLASPLKTWETIETSNIGVDVALMKNRLTFTGDYFVKRNDDMLVPMQLSSIIGIATSTYNLASLKTWGWELSAGWRDNIGGFSYWVNANIGDNQNKVLNYNGQTAISAGANSIIEGFPINTIFGYDAIGYFQSADEVSKYPKFSTAVGPGDIKYRDVNGDNKINAGLGRASDHGDLVELGNTNPRYTYGFDFGFSYKGFDFSAMFQGVGQRKLFVDPTTLYPYTSSWIMPMDYNTDYWAPERPNAKFPRLFIGGAQNTVRSSHWLMNGAYLRLKNVQLGYNLPANLISKAKLSAARVYVGGQDLWEINNMWIKNAFDPETPSNATWQYPFFRTIMVGLNLTF